GCGGAAGTAGTTACGACCGATGCGGCCAAAGCCGTTGATGCCTACGCGGATCGTCACGAACCGATCTCCTCGTTGGTACGCCGGCTCTCATGCCGGCGAGCTGTATGGGATGTCCCCGACCAACCCCGACCCTACCTCCCTGTGGCCGCGGCGGTGACATCGAGACGGCCCTTACGCGGCAGGGCGGCCCATACCCGCCGGTAAGGGTACGGACCGCCCTGGTCCGCGGGCTTGTTCGCCCGATCCGGCTACGGACAGTCAGCGGTTGACGACCGTCGCGTCAGCCGCGCAGTGCCGCCAGCGCCTTCCGGACGAGGGCGGTGCGGTCGGCCGCCGAGGTGAGGTGTTCCAGGCCGAAGCCCAGCAGCACGGTGCGGTCGGTGGTGACGGCGCCGTACGTCGTGAACAGGGCTCCGGTGCGGGCCCAGTCCTTGAGGACGGCGGGGCTGCCAGGCGGCGGTCCTGACGCGTTCCAGGCGCCGAGGGACGTCTCGAAGCCCTCGTTCTGGCCCGCCGTGCCGCCGACGACGAGCGCGGTGTCGTCGGCGAGGACGCCGTGGCCGCCGCTGCCGGGGTCGGTGACGTAACTGATCGACACCTCGACCAAGCCGCCCGCGTAGCCGCTGAGGTCGTAGCCGACCTGCTGCCAGCCGGCCGAGGCGCCGGTGAGGCTGTGCCAGGAGCCGCTGGTGCCGGTGGTCGCGCAGCCGCTCGCGCCGATGGTCAGGTAGTGGGTGAGCCACGGGTGCTCGTTGACGAGGAAGCCCGCCTCGCACTCGGCGGGGGCGGCGGAGGTGGTGGCGCCGCCGGTCTCGGGGAGGGTGGTCCAGTCGGCGCCGGTGGTGTGGGCCTCCACGACGACGTGGTCGTAGCCGGGCTCGGTGTCCCACAGCAGCCGGGCGCGCAGCGTGGGGGTGTCGGCGGCGGTGACGCCGGTGAGGTCGACGGTGCGGGTGAGCCTCTTGTAGCCGTCGTCGGTGTGGACGGCGGCCGCCATCCAGGAGCCGGCGTACGGGCCGTAGGGGTTGCCGGTGCCGGCGAACCGGCCCGCGCCCGCGGCGGCGAACTGCGGGTGGGTGGCGGGGGGCAGTTCGTCGGAGGTGACGCCGTAGGTGCCCGCGCGGTCGAGCGGGTTGCCGGGGGCGGCGCCGAGCGGCCCGCCGGTGCCGTCGAGGGCGCCCGAGCCGGTGAAGCCCGCCGCGCCGGGGGTGGAGGTGCGCGAGTAGGCGCCCAGGTAGTACTGGCTGAAGTCGTTGGAGAGGGTGCCGTCCCCGAGGTCGACGCTGCCGCCCGCCGACTCGCCCGCCTCGATCAGTTTGCCGCCCTCGTTGAGGAAGGCGCGCAGCTGGAGCTGGGTGGCGATCTTGGGGGTGGCGGCGCCCGTGTAGTGGACGACGGTGTCGAAGTGGCCGAGCACGCCGAGCGCGTCGGGTGCGCCCTGGGCGGCGACGTCCCAGACGACGGCCCGGTGCCCGGCGGCCTTCAGCGCGTCGACGTAGGTCTGCGCCTGGGTCGCGGTCGCGCCCTCCTCGGCGACGACGAGGGTGTCGGCCGCGGCCCGGCGGGCGACGGTGTAGGTGAAGGGTGTGGAGGCGACCTTCTTGCCGCTCCTGGTCTCGCCGGTGAACCAGACCTCGACGGTGTCGCCCGGTACGCCGTCCTTGACGCGGGCCCGGTACTCGTCGAAGTAGAGGTTGTCCTCGCCGCCGTAGGTCTCGCCGCCCTTCCAGGGCCTGAGCGCCATGTCGAGGGTGCGGCCGCCGTTGACGCGGTACTTCAGCTCCTTGTCCCGCAGTGTCTTGCGGGCGACGACGGAGACCTCCTGGTCGGCGCCGCGCGCGTAGGACGTGGTGAACGGCGCGGGGGTGAGGTCGGCGGCGGTCAGGCCGAGCGCGGACGACGGTGTGTCGGGGTGTGCGGCGGTCTCGGCGACCGAGAGCGCGAACGGCACGTTCTTGGCGAACTCCTGCTGGATGAGGCGTTCGTCGTCGGGGAAGGTGAAGACGGACCGGCAGTCGGACGCCTTCCACTGGTCGTCGGGGTCGAGGTTCGAGGCGGTCTGGCAGGTCGACATCTCGGGGGTGAACATCGACATGCCGTTGACGTTGGAGGCGTGTCCGTCGGCTTCGCCGTTGGTGGTGTACAGCTCCGAGGAGAGCTGCGGGAGGTAGCCGGGGATCGCGGAGTCGCCGGGGGTGCCGGCCAGCGCCCGGTAGACGACGTCGTCGGGGGTGGGGGTGGCGACCTGCCAGCCGACGCCGTAGAGGAGGAGCTGCGCGGCGGAGTGGTAGTTGATGCCGTAGGTGAAGCCGACGCGCTTCTCGAAGGCGTCGATCGCCTTCGTCTCGGGCTCGGACCCCGGGCTCGCGCCGCGGTAGGTCTCGCTGGTGGGGTTGGGGGACGAACCCTCGTCGTCGTAGCCCCACTTGTAGGAGAAGTTGCGGTTGAGGTCGACGCCGTCGCCGGTGGAGATGACGCCGTCGCCGTTGACGTCGCGCAGGTTCTTGCGCCACATGCGGGTGGCGGAGCCGCGGAAGGTGTAGTCGTAGCCGTCGGGGTTGGCCGAGAGCACGAACCAGAGTTCGGTGGAGTCGACGATCTTCTTGATCCGGCGGTCGGTGCGGTAGTTGTCCAGGTAGTGGTGCATCATCCGCCGGGTCATCTCGGGGGTGATCCACTCACGGGCGTGCTGGTTGGACATGTACAGGACCGACGGCTTCGCGCCGTCCTTCGTGGTCCTGGCGCCCTTGGTCAGTTTGAGCGCGAGGATGTCCTGTCCGCCGACCGTCCTGCCGATGGAGACGACCTTGGTGAGGCCGGGGTTCTGCTCTCCGGTGCGGACGATCTCCTCCCGGAGGCCGCCGGCTCCGCTGTAGGGGCGGAACACGCCCTCGGCGGCGGCCCCGACCCGCTTCTCGGCCCCGGCGGAGAGGGTGTGCTCGGTGAGGTCGACGCCCTGTTCCTCCAGCTTCCTCGCCTGGTGGCCGGTGAGGTAGACCTCGACGGCGCCGGTGCCCCGCGCGGGGACCTGTTCGCCGAGTTCGTGGGCGTCCTGTCCGGCGGCCAGCAGCAGGGGCACCTGCTGCCGGGTGACGTCGGCGCGGAAGACCTTGACCTCGTCCGGGTCCGGTGCGGCCGGGGCCGCCTGCCGGGCCTGGGCGACGGGCGCGAGGCTCGCGCCGGCGACGAGCAGCGCGCCGACAGCGAGGATCGATCTCGCTCTGCGTCTCATGAACCCCCCTTGTGATGGTCCGCCACCGCGGCGAACGGTTGCCAGGCTCATGTCACTCCATGATCGAGTCAAGAGCACCTCAAGGAAAGCCAAACGCCGGTACCGGTCACCCAACTGGGCGTCGGCACCGGCGTGTTGTCATCGTCAGCCGGCCAGGTTGTCGGCCATCTCCTCGGTGATGCTGGACTCCGTGCCCGGGATGCCGAGATCCGAGGCGCGCTTGTCGGCCATCGCCAGCAGCCGCCTGATCCGGCCGGCCACCGCGTCCTTGGTCAGCGGCGGGTCGGCGAGCGCGCCCAGCTCCTCCAGCGAGGCCTGCTTGTGGTCCATCCGCAGCCGGCCCGCCGCGGCGAGGTGCTCGGGGACCTCCTCGCCGAGGATCTCCAGCGCGCGCTGCACCCGGGCGCCCGCGGCGA
The sequence above is a segment of the Streptomyces griseoviridis genome. Coding sequences within it:
- a CDS encoding M14 family metallopeptidase; its protein translation is MRRRARSILAVGALLVAGASLAPVAQARQAAPAAPDPDEVKVFRADVTRQQVPLLLAAGQDAHELGEQVPARGTGAVEVYLTGHQARKLEEQGVDLTEHTLSAGAEKRVGAAAEGVFRPYSGAGGLREEIVRTGEQNPGLTKVVSIGRTVGGQDILALKLTKGARTTKDGAKPSVLYMSNQHAREWITPEMTRRMMHHYLDNYRTDRRIKKIVDSTELWFVLSANPDGYDYTFRGSATRMWRKNLRDVNGDGVISTGDGVDLNRNFSYKWGYDDEGSSPNPTSETYRGASPGSEPETKAIDAFEKRVGFTYGINYHSAAQLLLYGVGWQVATPTPDDVVYRALAGTPGDSAIPGYLPQLSSELYTTNGEADGHASNVNGMSMFTPEMSTCQTASNLDPDDQWKASDCRSVFTFPDDERLIQQEFAKNVPFALSVAETAAHPDTPSSALGLTAADLTPAPFTTSYARGADQEVSVVARKTLRDKELKYRVNGGRTLDMALRPWKGGETYGGEDNLYFDEYRARVKDGVPGDTVEVWFTGETRSGKKVASTPFTYTVARRAAADTLVVAEEGATATQAQTYVDALKAAGHRAVVWDVAAQGAPDALGVLGHFDTVVHYTGAATPKIATQLQLRAFLNEGGKLIEAGESAGGSVDLGDGTLSNDFSQYYLGAYSRTSTPGAAGFTGSGALDGTGGPLGAAPGNPLDRAGTYGVTSDELPPATHPQFAAAGAGRFAGTGNPYGPYAGSWMAAAVHTDDGYKRLTRTVDLTGVTAADTPTLRARLLWDTEPGYDHVVVEAHTTGADWTTLPETGGATTSAAPAECEAGFLVNEHPWLTHYLTIGASGCATTGTSGSWHSLTGASAGWQQVGYDLSGYAGGLVEVSISYVTDPGSGGHGVLADDTALVVGGTAGQNEGFETSLGAWNASGPPPGSPAVLKDWARTGALFTTYGAVTTDRTVLLGFGLEHLTSAADRTALVRKALAALRG